A part of Podarcis muralis chromosome 15, rPodMur119.hap1.1, whole genome shotgun sequence genomic DNA contains:
- the LOC114585675 gene encoding transcription factor IIIB 50 kDa subunit-like has translation MSSQKKCPDCGSLEIVEDSHYAQNQLVCADCGFILTEGLLTTTYADEEHLQEVTYSRSTGQNEQTSRCVQRGVKRVRDLCKVLRLPSLFEDTAVSYYQQAIKRPCFSLVSLEKKEMLVGCCVFVTCRQHNWPLTMGTVCLLLYGDKELFAKTYLRFLKELALDVPTLSLMDMVKTHLNSFKIFQNSPSVPTKFVEEKEQLVARTVQMVELASDTWLVTGRHPIPIVTAAAFLAWQSLRPVDRLTCTLSQFCKLAGMEAPWPAHQRLKELHNILLQMASQLGWLRVLKVDRRSVAKYIGDLLRHRRVLLQAAFRIVDTTEDRDLEDSAAAPLQLIDESAATVEEASLSGEKQKFSKRKPLLPPCVLNPAKRLRTPQLSLEDSAITGDEPILDSEIEQYIRTPEEKEMCSKAQACL, from the exons ATGTCAAGCCAAAAGAAGTGTCCAGACTGTGGCTCCTTGGAAATTGTAGAGGACTCTCATTATGCTCAGAACCAGCTGGTGTGCGCAGACTGTGGCTTCATTCTGACTGAAGGGCTTCTCACAACCACATATGCTGATGAAGAACATTTACAAG AAGTCACATATTCACGGAGTACTGGTCAGAATGAGCAAACGAGCCGTTGTGTACAACGAG GAGTCAAACGTGTTCGGGATCTCTGCAAAGTTCTGCGGCTTCCTTCTCTGTTTGAAGATACAGCCGTGTCCTATTACCAGCAGGCAATCAAACGTCCCTGCTTCAGTTTAGTCAGCTTGGAGAAGAAGGAGATGCTTGTGGGCTGTTGCGTCTTTGTGACCTGCCGCCAGCACAACTGGCCCCTGACCATGGGCACAGTCTGCCTGCTGCTCTATGGAGACAAGGAGTTGTTTGCAAAGACCTATCTACGCTTCCTGAAGGAACTGGCACTGGATGTGCCTACTCTCAGCTTGATGGATATGGTGAAAACCCACCTCAACAG CTTCAAGATTTTCCAGAATTCACCCAGCGTCCCGACTAAGTTTGTGGAAGAAAAGGAGCAGCTGGTGGCAAGGACTGTCCAGATGGTGGAACTTGCCAGCGACACGTGGCTGGTGACCGGCCGGCACCCCATCCCCATAGTGACAGCAGCAGCCTTCCTGGCTTGGCAGTCTCTCCGGCCTGTCGATCGCCTCACATGCACCCTTTCTCAGTTCTGTAAGCTTGCTGGTATGGAGGCTCCCTGGCCAGCCcaccagagactgaaggagctgcATAACATCCTCCTGCAAATGGCTTCTCAGCTGGGCTGGTTGCGAGTGCTGAAAGTGGACCGTCGGAGCGTGGCAAAGTACATCGGTGACCTTCTGCGGCACCGCCGTGTGCTTCTACAGGCTGCCTTCCGCATCGTGGATACTACGGAAGACCGTGACCTAGAAGACTCAGCAGCTGCGCCACTGCAGCTAATTGATGAGAGCGCTGCAACAGTAGAAGAGGCCTCCCTTtcaggagagaagcagaagtTCAGCAAGCGGAAACCTTTGCTCCCACCCTGCGTCTTGAACCCCGCAAAGAGGCTACGAACTCCTCAGCTAAGCCTTGAAGATTCTGCTATCACTGGGGATGAGCCCATTTTAGACAGTGAGATAGAGCAGTATATCCGGACTCCAGAAGAAAAGGAGATGTGTAGCAAGGCTCAAGCGTGCCTGTGA